One Bremerella sp. JC817 DNA segment encodes these proteins:
- a CDS encoding glucan biosynthesis protein, whose amino-acid sequence MAVDLCFNNHHRPSLRSRRTYRRWLLGAMLFGAAICGSPQYLGAAELDESKKRSSVDAAMAADPIFAAMDAKAKEHSQREYESSHELPEDLKELNYDTYRLIAFEHVRSIWKKESLPFWLEFFHRGYIFRDEVQVSLLPDGATSGDQASRLDFDKTMFQYRGELAGLDPPKDLGYAGVKVIGKFPDSKNYLEIASFLGASYFRAISPGQFYGSSVRGLAVDIGLAKAEEFPIFREFWIETPKPDSRDLKVWALLDSPSVAGAYALVIHPNDTMTIDVKARLYFRRVPEKVGIAPLTSMFMWGPGKPGPENDPRPRVHDADSLLIQHGENDWIRRSLNRLDFPSLSNYDAKELHGFGLMQAERLPSRYKDDEAKYHLRPSVWITPKTPWQDGAVQLLELPSEHEGIDNIGAYWMPKQPVKVGEPIDLEYEIAFLSQSPKQHSLAKVTDFRVDRSDKSSLRLTVVFQGDAISKFSTERQLHSHIDVQRGKAENIVVRRTALNTVEVTCNLVPDTPYAMEMEVHLVDEEELFSESWRYLCPI is encoded by the coding sequence ATGGCTGTCGATCTTTGTTTCAACAACCACCACCGTCCGTCTCTGCGGTCGCGTCGAACCTATCGGCGTTGGCTGCTGGGAGCGATGCTTTTCGGCGCCGCGATCTGCGGTTCGCCACAATATTTAGGTGCGGCAGAACTCGACGAATCGAAAAAGCGTTCGTCGGTCGATGCAGCCATGGCTGCTGATCCCATCTTTGCCGCGATGGACGCGAAAGCGAAAGAGCACTCGCAGCGCGAGTACGAATCTTCGCACGAGCTTCCCGAGGACCTTAAAGAGCTCAACTACGATACCTATCGTTTGATCGCCTTCGAGCACGTACGCTCGATCTGGAAGAAGGAATCCCTGCCGTTCTGGCTTGAGTTCTTTCATCGCGGTTATATCTTCCGCGACGAAGTCCAGGTTTCGCTGCTACCCGACGGCGCCACTTCCGGTGACCAGGCCAGCCGATTGGATTTCGACAAAACGATGTTCCAATACCGGGGCGAACTGGCCGGACTCGATCCTCCGAAAGACCTTGGCTATGCCGGGGTGAAGGTGATCGGCAAGTTTCCCGACTCAAAGAACTACCTCGAAATCGCCTCGTTCCTCGGAGCGAGTTACTTCCGTGCGATCTCGCCAGGACAGTTCTACGGATCGAGTGTTCGCGGCCTGGCAGTCGACATTGGACTCGCCAAGGCGGAAGAATTTCCAATATTTCGTGAATTCTGGATCGAGACTCCGAAGCCAGATTCGCGTGATTTAAAGGTGTGGGCGTTGCTGGACAGCCCGAGCGTTGCCGGGGCCTACGCCCTGGTGATTCATCCAAACGACACGATGACCATCGACGTGAAGGCTCGACTTTACTTCCGCCGTGTGCCAGAGAAGGTTGGGATTGCTCCATTGACCAGTATGTTCATGTGGGGACCCGGTAAGCCTGGCCCCGAGAACGACCCACGACCGCGCGTCCACGACGCCGATAGTTTGCTGATCCAACATGGCGAAAACGATTGGATTCGACGTTCGTTGAACCGCTTGGATTTTCCGTCCCTTAGTAATTATGATGCGAAAGAGCTTCACGGCTTTGGATTGATGCAGGCCGAACGCTTGCCCAGCCGATACAAGGATGACGAGGCCAAGTATCATTTGCGACCCAGCGTGTGGATCACGCCGAAGACGCCTTGGCAGGATGGTGCCGTCCAGTTGTTAGAGCTGCCTTCCGAGCATGAAGGGATCGATAACATCGGCGCTTACTGGATGCCTAAACAACCAGTGAAGGTCGGTGAGCCGATCGATCTGGAGTATGAAATTGCCTTTCTCAGCCAGTCACCCAAGCAGCATTCGCTTGCCAAAGTGACTGATTTCCGAGTCGATCGCTCGGACAAATCCTCCCTCCGTCTCACCGTCGTCTTTCAAGGCGACGCCATTTCCAAATTCTCTACGGAACGCCAGTTGCATTCGCATATCGATGTGCAACGTGGCAAAGCGGAAAACATCGTCGTCCGGCGAACCGCTTTAAACACCGTGGAAGTGACGTGCAACCTGGTCCCGGACACACCGTACGCTATGGAGATGGAGGTTCACCTCGTTGACGAGGAGGAGCTCTTCTCAGAATCGTGGAGATATCTATGTCCCATTTAA
- the egtD gene encoding L-histidine N(alpha)-methyltransferase, producing MILPRSDSGRHHSTTLNRSSARDTFLEDALSGLRNQPKQLPCKYFYDQRGSRLFDAICETDDYYVTRTETSIMQHHADEMGECLGRDVMLIEFGSGSSLKTRFLLDHLLDPAAYVPVDISREHLHSSADRIRSEYTDLEVLPVCADFTRPFSLPSSDRPASHQAVYFPGSTIGNFQPAEAQKLLSNIAQLCGQQGGLLIGIDLKKDPEVLEKAYNDSDGVTAEFNLNLLRRMRNELDAKIDLNAFDHHAFYNPAKSRVEMHLRSRIDQAIHLGDESVRLKAGELIHTENSHKYSIDGFAKMASEVGWTLRRSWTDANRYFAVLHLVVL from the coding sequence ATGATTCTGCCTCGTTCCGATTCGGGCCGTCACCACTCGACGACCCTTAACCGAAGCTCTGCCCGCGATACATTTTTGGAAGATGCATTATCCGGGCTTAGAAACCAGCCCAAGCAACTTCCCTGCAAGTACTTCTACGACCAACGAGGCTCGCGTTTGTTCGATGCGATTTGCGAGACCGACGACTACTACGTAACCCGGACTGAAACGTCGATCATGCAACATCACGCAGACGAGATGGGAGAATGTCTCGGTCGCGATGTGATGCTCATCGAATTCGGCAGCGGCAGCAGTCTGAAGACGCGATTCTTGCTGGACCATTTACTTGATCCGGCGGCCTATGTTCCGGTCGACATCTCGCGCGAACATCTGCACAGTTCAGCCGATCGGATTCGCTCGGAGTATACCGACCTGGAAGTGTTACCGGTGTGTGCCGACTTTACCCGCCCCTTTTCGTTGCCTTCGTCCGATCGGCCTGCGAGCCATCAGGCGGTCTATTTCCCTGGCTCGACCATCGGCAACTTTCAGCCTGCCGAAGCCCAGAAGCTGCTGAGCAATATTGCGCAGCTCTGTGGCCAACAAGGTGGGCTGTTGATTGGTATCGATTTAAAGAAAGATCCGGAAGTTCTCGAGAAGGCGTATAACGACTCGGACGGAGTCACCGCAGAATTCAATTTGAACCTCCTTCGCCGGATGCGGAACGAGCTAGACGCTAAGATCGACCTGAATGCCTTCGACCACCATGCTTTTTACAACCCAGCGAAGTCACGCGTCGAAATGCACCTGCGAAGTCGCATCGATCAAGCGATTCACCTGGGCGATGAATCGGTACGCCTGAAGGCTGGTGAATTGATCCATACCGAGAACTCGCACAAGTACAGCATCGACGGCTTCGCCAAAATGGCGAGCGAGGTGGGCTGGACGCTACGCCGTTCATGGACCGACGCGAACCGCTACTTCGCCGTCTTACACCTGGTCGTCCTGTAA
- the egtB gene encoding ergothioneine biosynthesis protein EgtB gives MSTTPLDRQPTAAFLLPQYEAVRGFTHVLCEPLEIEDYVVQSMPDASPIRWHLAHTTWFFETFILKRFARNFDPVHPMYEYLFNSYYNGIGEQFPRPQRGLLTRPTVAEIIDYRRQVDDRIEKLLLEAQRSDAAQIASLVELGLHHEQQHQELMLTDLKHAFAQNPLYPVYQPCDPCQKQDSTNRPQSWHGFDGRIVEVGHATDRFAYDNELPRHEALIQSFEIAGRLVTNGEYREFVEDNGYERPELWLSMGWNQVQNDRWNSPLYWVHREDAWHEFTLHGLVPLDPHAPVTHISYFEADAFARWKGVRLPTEFEWETASQSVSGEGNFVEMQKFHPIAADSDVGLRQMMGDAWEWTASPYVAYPGYQPAEGAIGEYNGKFMCNQYVLRGGSCATSQSHIRNTYRNFFPPEARWQFTGIRLAK, from the coding sequence ATGTCCACCACTCCCCTTGATCGACAACCGACCGCCGCGTTCTTGTTGCCTCAGTACGAAGCGGTCCGTGGCTTCACGCATGTCTTGTGCGAGCCCCTGGAAATTGAAGATTACGTAGTTCAGTCGATGCCCGATGCCAGCCCCATTCGTTGGCATCTGGCGCACACGACCTGGTTCTTCGAGACCTTCATCCTGAAGCGATTCGCCAGGAACTTCGATCCGGTCCATCCGATGTACGAGTACCTTTTCAACTCGTACTACAACGGAATCGGCGAGCAGTTTCCGCGGCCTCAGCGTGGATTGCTGACACGGCCGACCGTTGCCGAGATCATCGACTATCGCCGCCAGGTGGACGATCGCATTGAAAAGCTCCTGCTCGAGGCTCAACGCAGTGATGCCGCTCAGATCGCGTCGCTGGTCGAACTTGGTTTGCATCACGAGCAACAACATCAAGAGTTGATGCTGACCGACCTGAAGCATGCGTTCGCACAGAATCCGCTTTATCCGGTGTATCAGCCGTGCGATCCATGCCAAAAACAAGACTCCACTAATCGTCCGCAGTCGTGGCATGGCTTTGACGGCCGAATTGTCGAAGTGGGCCACGCGACCGATCGCTTTGCTTACGACAACGAACTTCCGCGTCACGAAGCGTTGATCCAATCGTTCGAGATCGCAGGCCGACTGGTTACCAACGGCGAGTATCGAGAATTCGTCGAGGACAACGGCTACGAGCGACCCGAGCTATGGCTCTCGATGGGCTGGAACCAGGTTCAGAACGATCGGTGGAATTCGCCGTTGTATTGGGTGCACCGAGAGGATGCCTGGCACGAATTCACGCTACACGGACTTGTGCCACTTGATCCCCATGCGCCAGTGACGCACATCAGTTACTTCGAGGCCGACGCGTTCGCTCGCTGGAAAGGGGTTCGTCTGCCGACAGAGTTCGAGTGGGAAACGGCGAGTCAAAGTGTTTCGGGAGAGGGGAACTTCGTCGAGATGCAGAAGTTCCATCCGATCGCCGCCGACAGCGATGTCGGACTGCGTCAGATGATGGGAGACGCCTGGGAATGGACCGCCAGTCCGTACGTTGCGTATCCTGGTTATCAACCGGCGGAAGGTGCCATTGGCGAGTACAACGGCAAGTTCATGTGCAACCAGTACGTGCTGCGAGGTGGATCGTGTGCCACGTCGCAAAGTCACATTCGCAACACCTATCGCAACTTCTTTCCGCCGGAAGCCCGGTGGCAGTTCACCGGGATTCGACTAGCGAAATAG
- a CDS encoding adenine phosphoribosyltransferase: protein MSEIDLKAYIRDIPDFPKPGILFRDITPLLANPHAFNEAIEQMAAHYEGKQIDAIVAAEARGFIFAAPLALKLNCGFVPVRKPGKLPFDTHSFHYELEYGSDTLEIHIDGVRPGQNVLMVDDLLATGGTMKACCNLVEKIGATVAGCCFLIELKALEGAERIAPFESFSLIEY, encoded by the coding sequence ATGTCGGAAATTGACCTCAAGGCGTACATTCGCGATATCCCGGATTTCCCCAAGCCAGGAATTCTGTTCCGCGACATCACGCCCCTTCTCGCCAACCCGCATGCCTTCAACGAGGCCATCGAGCAGATGGCTGCCCACTACGAAGGAAAGCAGATAGATGCGATCGTCGCGGCGGAAGCTCGCGGTTTCATCTTTGCGGCTCCGCTGGCTTTGAAATTGAACTGCGGTTTCGTCCCGGTTCGTAAGCCTGGCAAGCTGCCGTTCGATACGCACTCTTTCCACTACGAGCTGGAATACGGCAGCGATACGCTCGAGATCCATATCGATGGCGTGCGTCCAGGTCAGAACGTGCTGATGGTCGATGACCTGCTCGCGACCGGGGGCACGATGAAGGCCTGTTGCAACCTGGTCGAAAAGATTGGAGCGACCGTCGCTGGTTGCTGTTTCCTGATCGAGCTGAAGGCCCTGGAAGGCGCTGAACGGATTGCTCCGTTTGAATCGTTCAGCTTGATCGAATACTAA
- a CDS encoding RNA polymerase sigma factor RpoD/SigA, with protein sequence MATKTKRSETEFDDFESVQSPLETYLREINETALLSAKEERELATAIGEGDVAARDRMVRANLRLVVNIARGYTGKGLGLQDLIEEGNLGLLRAVEGFDPAMGTRFSTYASYWIKQSIKRALINCAKTIRIPAYMVELLSKWRRATNRLTEELGRTPTPEEIARVLGLQKKKLPIIKKAIRIYNSTPQTDQADNGWSLGEMVTDERLKNPEEELVEHDDLKHVREMLKTMDGRESTVLKMRFGLHGEEPHTLKEIGEKLGLTRERVRQIETEALNRLAEGLQDPRERMLEGPIRRRTRK encoded by the coding sequence ATGGCCACCAAGACTAAACGGAGTGAAACGGAATTCGACGATTTCGAATCCGTGCAGAGTCCGCTCGAAACTTATTTGCGCGAAATCAACGAGACGGCGCTTCTTTCTGCGAAGGAAGAACGCGAGCTCGCAACCGCAATTGGCGAAGGGGACGTAGCCGCTCGAGATCGTATGGTTCGCGCCAACTTGCGTTTGGTCGTGAACATCGCTCGCGGTTACACCGGCAAAGGTCTGGGCCTGCAGGATCTCATTGAAGAAGGCAACCTGGGACTCTTGCGTGCGGTCGAGGGTTTTGACCCGGCAATGGGAACTCGGTTCAGCACCTATGCCAGTTACTGGATCAAGCAGTCGATCAAACGAGCCCTGATCAACTGTGCCAAGACGATCCGCATCCCGGCCTACATGGTCGAACTTCTGTCGAAGTGGCGACGGGCCACCAATCGTCTGACCGAAGAGCTTGGCCGTACGCCAACGCCGGAAGAGATTGCCCGCGTCCTGGGTCTGCAGAAGAAGAAGCTGCCGATCATTAAGAAGGCGATACGCATCTATAACAGCACCCCGCAAACCGATCAGGCCGACAATGGCTGGTCGCTTGGCGAAATGGTGACCGACGAACGTCTGAAGAATCCTGAAGAGGAACTGGTCGAACATGACGACCTGAAGCACGTTCGCGAAATGCTGAAGACGATGGATGGCCGCGAGTCGACCGTCTTGAAGATGCGATTTGGTCTGCACGGCGAAGAGCCGCACACGCTGAAAGAAATCGGCGAGAAGCTCGGCCTGACCCGCGAACGTGTCCGTCAGATCGAAACCGAAGCACTGAATCGTTTGGCCGAAGGATTGCAAGATCCTCGCGAACGAATGCTGGAAGGCCCGATTCGTCGACGTACCCGCAAATAA
- a CDS encoding 30S ribosomal protein S1, whose product MVNRNLIRNLESDDTLLAEIDSLASGTEDTWLDTIELEESIEINKIVEGRILRMDEEFVLIDIGGKSEGSVPRDEWDEDEDPPEVGATVRVLVEDVEDEFGRTDDPHGMVALSKRKARKIDDWERTMESIAEGQVVKGEVTRKIKGGLLVDIGVNVFLPASQVDIRRPHDIADYIGKMVECEVLKIDAERRNIVVSRRSLIERKRKSDRESLLKELEVGQTRKGVVKNIADFGAFVDLGGIDGLLHITDMSWGRIGHPTEMVNIDDEIEVQILNIDHEREKIALGLKQLTPSPWDGVETKYPVGSKVKGSVVNVMSYGAFVKLEEGIEGLVHISEMSWTKRISHPSEIVNINDEIEVVILGINKEKQEISLGMKQTQSNPWENIKDRYPVESVVKGRVRNLTNYGAFVELEEGIDGLLHVSDMSWTRKIGHPSEMLEKGQEVQCKVLSIDEERRRIALGLKQLESDPWATTIPEKYQPNQLVKGKVTKITNFGVFVGLEDGLEGLLHISELSDDKVENPENVVKVGEEIEVKILRVDTDDRKIGLSRKRVQWAEDEAPEASEESRGGSSQPSELKGGLGSSGPLFNMPSEGEES is encoded by the coding sequence ATGGTCAACCGTAATCTCATTCGCAATCTCGAAAGTGACGACACACTCTTAGCAGAAATCGACAGCTTGGCGTCCGGCACTGAGGACACCTGGCTCGACACGATCGAGTTGGAAGAATCGATCGAAATTAACAAGATTGTCGAGGGTCGAATTCTTCGTATGGACGAAGAATTTGTGCTGATCGACATCGGCGGCAAGAGCGAAGGCAGCGTTCCCCGCGACGAATGGGATGAGGACGAAGATCCGCCGGAAGTTGGCGCCACGGTTCGCGTGCTGGTTGAAGACGTCGAAGACGAATTCGGTCGCACTGACGATCCGCACGGTATGGTCGCCCTTTCAAAGCGTAAGGCTCGTAAGATCGACGACTGGGAACGGACGATGGAATCCATCGCCGAAGGTCAGGTCGTCAAGGGGGAAGTCACCCGCAAGATCAAGGGTGGTTTGCTCGTCGACATCGGCGTCAACGTGTTCCTGCCGGCCAGCCAGGTCGATATTCGCCGTCCACACGACATCGCCGACTACATCGGCAAGATGGTCGAGTGTGAAGTGCTCAAGATCGATGCCGAACGTCGCAACATCGTTGTCAGCCGTCGTTCGCTCATCGAACGTAAGCGTAAGAGCGATCGCGAATCGTTGCTCAAGGAACTGGAAGTCGGTCAAACCCGCAAGGGCGTGGTCAAGAACATCGCCGACTTCGGTGCGTTCGTCGACCTGGGCGGCATCGACGGTCTGTTGCACATCACCGACATGAGCTGGGGCCGTATCGGTCACCCAACCGAAATGGTGAACATCGACGACGAAATCGAAGTTCAGATCCTGAACATCGACCACGAACGCGAAAAGATCGCCTTGGGTCTGAAGCAACTGACCCCAAGCCCATGGGACGGTGTCGAAACCAAGTACCCAGTCGGCTCGAAGGTCAAGGGTTCGGTCGTCAACGTCATGTCCTACGGTGCCTTCGTCAAGCTGGAAGAAGGTATCGAAGGTCTGGTTCACATCTCGGAAATGTCGTGGACCAAGCGTATCAGCCACCCAAGCGAAATCGTCAACATCAACGACGAAATCGAAGTGGTCATCCTGGGCATCAACAAGGAGAAGCAAGAGATCTCCTTGGGTATGAAGCAGACCCAGTCGAATCCTTGGGAAAACATCAAGGACCGCTATCCAGTCGAATCGGTCGTCAAGGGCCGTGTTCGCAACCTCACCAACTACGGTGCGTTTGTCGAGCTGGAAGAAGGCATCGACGGCCTGCTGCACGTTTCGGACATGTCGTGGACCCGCAAGATCGGTCATCCAAGCGAAATGCTCGAGAAGGGCCAGGAAGTCCAGTGCAAGGTGCTCAGCATCGACGAAGAACGTCGTCGTATCGCTCTGGGCCTGAAGCAGCTCGAATCGGATCCATGGGCGACCACCATTCCTGAAAAGTACCAGCCGAACCAGTTGGTTAAGGGTAAGGTCACCAAGATCACCAACTTCGGCGTGTTTGTCGGTCTGGAAGACGGCCTCGAAGGTCTGCTCCACATCAGCGAACTGTCGGACGACAAGGTCGAAAACCCAGAGAACGTCGTCAAGGTTGGCGAAGAGATCGAAGTCAAGATCCTGCGAGTCGACACCGACGATCGCAAGATCGGTCTGTCGCGTAAGCGTGTTCAGTGGGCGGAAGACGAAGCTCCAGAAGCTTCGGAAGAAAGCCGTGGCGGCAGCAGCCAGCCATCCGAACTCAAGGGTGGTCTGGGCAGCAGCGGCCCGCTGTTCAACATGCCAAGCGAAGGCGAAGAGAGCTAG
- a CDS encoding lysophospholipid acyltransferase family protein translates to MREKKKVRTRSWLQRLVYRWLRVTARLVAISLYRVRVFGRENWPSDGGALVCANHQGFFDPVLVGLCCERQLSFLAKQSLFRFPLKTFIKKLNAIPVNRAGTGLDGLKETLKRLREDDFVLIFPEGTRSQDGQIGRLRPGFIAVARHGRVPIVPIVFDGSFQAWPKWQLLPTAGVVHVKIGTPITPAEIASLSDDELLERLQTEMHTMFAEVQASRSFALNRIPADEQKAQLA, encoded by the coding sequence GTGCGTGAGAAGAAGAAGGTACGAACCCGAAGTTGGCTGCAGCGGCTGGTTTATCGATGGTTACGCGTAACGGCCCGTTTAGTGGCGATTTCGCTCTACCGCGTGCGTGTCTTCGGTCGCGAGAACTGGCCCAGCGATGGTGGCGCCTTGGTATGTGCGAATCACCAGGGATTTTTCGACCCCGTCTTGGTTGGGCTATGTTGCGAGCGGCAACTGAGCTTTCTAGCCAAGCAGTCGCTCTTCCGGTTTCCGCTGAAGACATTTATCAAAAAACTCAATGCGATTCCGGTGAATCGAGCCGGGACCGGTTTGGATGGTCTGAAAGAAACGCTTAAACGCCTTCGGGAAGACGATTTCGTCCTGATCTTCCCGGAAGGTACCCGCAGCCAGGATGGCCAAATCGGCAGGTTACGGCCAGGCTTCATTGCGGTGGCCCGGCACGGACGGGTGCCGATCGTGCCGATTGTGTTCGATGGCTCGTTTCAGGCCTGGCCCAAGTGGCAACTGCTCCCCACGGCAGGCGTGGTGCATGTGAAGATCGGGACGCCGATCACACCGGCAGAAATTGCGTCGTTATCGGATGACGAGTTGCTGGAGCGACTTCAGACCGAAATGCACACGATGTTTGCGGAAGTGCAAGCATCGCGGAGCTTCGCGTTGAATCGCATCCCGGCGGATGAACAGAAGGCGCAGCTTGCCTAA
- the cmk gene encoding (d)CMP kinase codes for MIVTIDGPAGAGKSSISRRLADQLGFAFLDTGAMYRAIALKGLQAGINWDDAEQLVTYARQATIDLSGAKVFLNGEDVSHEIRSQRVTQHTRYAANNVGVREELVRLQREFAAGKDVVTEGRDQGTVVFPNAECKIFLTATPEERARRRVTDLAARGETVSFEEILQQQTRRDEEDSQRDVGPLKKADDAQELLTDKMTEDEVLHALIQIVKGCQGA; via the coding sequence ATGATTGTCACCATCGATGGCCCGGCCGGGGCTGGAAAAAGCAGTATCTCTCGCCGCCTGGCAGACCAACTGGGGTTCGCCTTTCTCGATACCGGGGCGATGTACCGAGCCATTGCCCTCAAGGGGCTTCAAGCAGGTATCAACTGGGATGATGCCGAGCAGTTGGTGACGTATGCCCGTCAGGCAACGATTGATCTTTCTGGGGCGAAAGTATTTCTGAACGGCGAGGATGTCTCGCACGAAATTCGATCGCAACGGGTCACGCAGCATACCCGGTACGCCGCAAACAATGTCGGTGTCCGCGAAGAACTGGTTCGGCTTCAGCGAGAGTTCGCGGCTGGAAAGGACGTTGTCACCGAAGGACGCGATCAGGGAACGGTGGTCTTTCCGAATGCCGAGTGCAAGATCTTTCTGACCGCGACGCCAGAAGAACGAGCCCGTCGTCGCGTCACTGATCTGGCGGCACGGGGCGAAACCGTGTCGTTTGAGGAAATCTTGCAGCAGCAGACTCGTCGCGATGAAGAAGATAGCCAGCGTGACGTGGGACCGCTCAAGAAAGCGGATGACGCCCAGGAACTGCTGACCGACAAGATGACCGAGGACGAAGTACTGCACGCACTGATTCAGATCGTGAAGGGGTGCCAAGGTGCGTGA
- the dxr gene encoding 1-deoxy-D-xylulose-5-phosphate reductoisomerase, with protein MVSSSLSKTCRNVVVLGATGSIGCSTLDVIRASKGEFFPFALSAHGRLDDLLKAAIEHQPRFIVASDEAAAEAFDWSTLPEGTTLLTGTAGLQEVASHPETDIVVSAIVGRAGLEGTFAAIEAGKRVALANKETLVVAGHLATKLAAESGAEILPVDSEHSAIFQALKAGREVDVKRVVLTASGGPFRKFTQKQLDEVTAAEALDHPTWKMGPKITVDSATMMNKTLELIEAKWLFDLSVDQLDVVVHPQSIVHSLVEFVDGSFVAQMSPPDMRMPIQLAMTYPKRTECPARQLDLTQAISLSFEPPDYERFPALKLGKEVAQRGGTCGAVLNAANEVAVAQFLEGKIRFVDIYRVCRHVLDEHPFESNPELTRLLELDAWAREESIKWITCCLRQAKDQACSNT; from the coding sequence ATGGTCAGCTCGTCCCTCTCGAAAACCTGCCGCAATGTCGTCGTCCTGGGAGCCACAGGCAGTATCGGATGCAGCACGCTCGATGTTATTCGTGCTAGCAAGGGGGAGTTCTTTCCATTCGCACTCTCGGCACATGGTCGGCTCGATGACTTGCTGAAGGCGGCCATCGAACATCAGCCACGGTTTATCGTTGCCAGCGACGAAGCCGCGGCCGAGGCGTTTGATTGGTCCACTTTGCCTGAAGGAACGACCCTGCTGACCGGAACTGCCGGACTGCAGGAAGTCGCCTCCCACCCTGAGACAGACATCGTTGTTTCCGCGATCGTCGGCCGGGCTGGTCTGGAAGGCACCTTCGCCGCAATCGAGGCGGGCAAACGGGTCGCCTTGGCCAACAAAGAAACATTGGTGGTGGCAGGGCATCTGGCCACCAAGCTGGCCGCCGAGTCTGGGGCAGAGATCTTGCCCGTCGACAGCGAACACAGCGCGATCTTTCAGGCCCTGAAAGCAGGCCGCGAAGTCGACGTGAAGCGGGTGGTGCTGACCGCTTCGGGCGGCCCTTTCCGGAAGTTCACGCAGAAACAACTCGACGAAGTGACCGCCGCCGAGGCCTTGGACCATCCGACCTGGAAGATGGGCCCCAAGATTACCGTCGACTCCGCCACGATGATGAACAAGACGCTGGAATTGATCGAAGCCAAATGGCTGTTTGATCTTTCGGTCGATCAGTTAGACGTGGTGGTCCACCCGCAATCGATCGTTCACTCGCTGGTTGAGTTCGTTGATGGGTCGTTCGTCGCTCAGATGAGCCCCCCCGATATGCGGATGCCAATCCAACTGGCGATGACCTATCCCAAGAGGACGGAGTGTCCTGCGCGGCAGCTCGATCTGACCCAAGCCATTTCCCTCTCTTTTGAGCCACCAGACTACGAGCGATTTCCTGCCCTTAAACTGGGCAAAGAGGTAGCGCAACGTGGAGGGACCTGCGGAGCTGTGCTAAATGCGGCCAACGAAGTGGCCGTAGCGCAGTTTTTGGAGGGTAAAATTCGTTTTGTTGACATTTACCGGGTATGTCGCCACGTGCTGGACGAACACCCGTTTGAATCAAACCCTGAATTAACGCGGTTGCTCGAGCTAGATGCTTGGGCCCGAGAGGAGTCTATCAAGTGGATCACTTGCTGTTTGCGGCAAGCCAAGGATCAGGCCTGTTCCAATACCTAG